Proteins from one Mycolicibacter virginiensis genomic window:
- a CDS encoding haloalkane dehalogenase, translating to MQTLRTPDDRFAGLPDFPYPPQFCDLDDLDEDEPGGTLRVAWVQDGPEDGDPILMLHGEPSWSYLYRKMMPILAEAGYRVICPDLVGFGRSDKPTRAQDHTYARHVEWMRALAFDVLDLQNVTLVCQDWGGLIGLRVLAENPDRFSGVVVANTGLPTGDIPMPEVWWRFREAIQTAPTINVGWFVQAGCRRPMSDAVRAGYDAPFPDDSYCVGPRTMPSLIPTTPEDPAAPANRAAWAALCASQTPMLVAFSDGDPITGAMAPIFEREMVGAHGRAHPTIHDAGHFLQEDAGEELARHVVEFLRR from the coding sequence ATGCAGACCCTGCGAACGCCCGACGACAGGTTCGCCGGACTCCCGGATTTCCCCTACCCGCCGCAGTTCTGCGACCTCGACGACCTGGACGAGGACGAGCCAGGCGGCACGCTGCGGGTGGCGTGGGTGCAAGACGGTCCCGAAGACGGGGACCCGATCCTGATGCTGCACGGCGAACCGTCGTGGTCGTATCTGTACCGCAAGATGATGCCGATCCTGGCCGAGGCGGGGTATCGGGTCATCTGTCCGGACCTGGTCGGATTCGGCCGGTCCGACAAGCCGACCCGCGCGCAAGACCACACCTATGCGCGCCATGTCGAATGGATGCGTGCGCTGGCGTTCGACGTCCTCGACCTACAGAACGTGACGCTGGTGTGCCAGGACTGGGGCGGGCTGATCGGGCTGCGGGTGCTGGCGGAGAACCCGGACCGGTTCAGTGGCGTAGTCGTGGCCAACACCGGTCTGCCCACCGGGGACATTCCGATGCCGGAGGTCTGGTGGCGCTTCCGGGAGGCGATCCAGACCGCACCGACGATCAACGTCGGATGGTTCGTGCAGGCCGGATGCCGCCGGCCGATGAGCGACGCCGTGCGGGCCGGCTACGACGCCCCGTTCCCCGACGACAGTTACTGCGTCGGTCCCCGGACCATGCCGTCGCTGATCCCGACCACGCCCGAGGATCCCGCGGCCCCGGCCAACCGGGCGGCGTGGGCTGCGCTGTGCGCATCGCAGACCCCGATGCTGGTCGCGTTCAGTGACGGCGACCCGATCACCGGGGCCATGGCGCCGATCTTCGAGCGCGAGATGGTCGGGGCGCACGGCCGGGCGCACCCGACGATCCACGACGCCGGGCACTTCCTGCAGGAGGATGCCGGCGAAGAACTCGCCCGCCACGTCGTGGAGTTCCTGCGCCGCTGA
- the tnpB gene encoding IS607 family element RNA-guided endonuclease TnpB: protein MARFEIPEGCWVQAFRFTLDPTEDQARALARHFGARRKAYNWAVAVLKADTRAWRETGVETAKPSLQSLRKRWNQAKDGVCVNAETGVVWWPECSKEAYADGVAGAVDAYWNWQQSRSGARTGKRVGFPRFKRKGRDADRVSFTTGAMRVEPDRRHLTLPVIGTVRTHENTRRIERLIRAGRARVLAMTVRRNGTRLDLSVRVVVQRPQQPHTARPGSRVGVDVGVRRLATVADADGNVIERVPNPRPLEAALKAMRHVSRARSRCRKGSRRYRGRSTEMSRLHRRVNDVRTHHLHVLTTRLAKTHGRIVMEGLDAAGMLRQKGLPGARARRRGLSDAALGTPRRHLSYKTRWYGSQLVVADRWFPSSKICHACRHVQDIGWAEHWQCDSCSAFHQRDDCAAVNLARYEEPNSVVGPVGAAVKRGADRKTRRSRAGGCEARKGRGREAAEQPRDGVQVA from the coding sequence ATGGCGCGCTTCGAGATCCCCGAAGGCTGTTGGGTACAGGCTTTCCGGTTCACTTTGGACCCGACCGAAGATCAGGCCCGCGCGTTGGCTAGGCATTTCGGTGCTCGCCGTAAGGCATATAACTGGGCTGTGGCGGTTCTGAAAGCCGATACCAGGGCGTGGCGTGAGACTGGTGTCGAGACGGCGAAACCGTCGCTGCAGTCACTGCGTAAACGCTGGAATCAGGCCAAAGACGGCGTGTGTGTCAACGCCGAGACCGGGGTTGTGTGGTGGCCGGAGTGCTCGAAGGAGGCGTACGCCGACGGGGTGGCCGGTGCGGTGGATGCGTACTGGAACTGGCAGCAGAGCCGATCTGGTGCGCGCACCGGTAAGCGGGTGGGTTTCCCGCGGTTCAAGCGCAAGGGCCGTGACGCCGATCGAGTGTCGTTCACGACTGGGGCGATGCGCGTCGAGCCCGACCGCCGGCACTTAACCTTGCCGGTCATTGGCACTGTTCGTACGCATGAGAACACCCGTCGGATTGAACGGCTCATCCGAGCGGGGCGGGCGCGGGTCCTGGCGATGACGGTGCGGCGCAACGGTACGCGGCTGGACCTGTCGGTTCGGGTGGTGGTGCAACGCCCCCAACAGCCCCATACCGCCCGTCCCGGCTCGCGGGTGGGGGTCGATGTCGGGGTGCGCCGGCTGGCCACCGTCGCCGACGCTGACGGCAATGTGATTGAGCGGGTGCCCAATCCGCGACCGCTCGAAGCGGCACTCAAAGCAATGCGGCACGTCAGTCGTGCCCGCTCCCGGTGTAGGAAAGGCTCGCGCCGCTATCGTGGGCGCAGCACCGAGATGTCCCGGCTGCATCGCCGGGTCAACGATGTTCGCACCCATCATCTGCACGTCCTGACCACACGGTTGGCCAAAACTCACGGCCGCATCGTGATGGAAGGGTTGGATGCGGCGGGGATGCTGCGACAAAAGGGCCTGCCGGGGGCCCGCGCTCGCCGGCGCGGCCTCTCCGATGCGGCTCTGGGCACACCGCGCCGGCACCTGTCCTACAAGACACGCTGGTACGGGTCACAACTGGTGGTCGCTGACCGCTGGTTTCCGTCGTCGAAAATTTGTCATGCCTGCCGGCATGTGCAGGACATCGGCTGGGCTGAACACTGGCAATGCGACTCGTGTTCAGCCTTCCATCAGCGTGATGATTGCGCCGCTGTGAACCTCGCGCGCTACGAGGAACCCAATAGCGTCGTCGGCCCAGTTGGGGCCGCCGTCAAGCGTGGAGCCGACCGTAAGACCCGGCGTAGCCGGGCCGGTGGCTGTGAAGCGCGGAAGGGACGCGGCCGCGAGGCTGCCGAACAACCCCGAGACGGGGTGCAAGTCGCGTGA
- a CDS encoding Rv3717 family N-acetylmuramoyl-L-alanine amidase, whose amino-acid sequence MRRRAVVCVASAACLLAAGIVAPAAPADPANPAVAGKMVFLDPGHSGANDASIARQVPNGRGGTKPCQTSGTAADDGYPEHSLNWDVTNRIRTELERLGVHTELSRGDDTSVGPCIDARAAAANAAHPDAIVSIHADGGPASGRGFHVNYSSPALNDAQSGPAVALAGDIRDSLLAAGIPQSSYLGADGLYGRADLAGLNLAEYPAVLVELGNMRNAQDAALLESADGRAQYAAAVTNGIVAYLSR is encoded by the coding sequence GTGCGCCGGCGGGCCGTTGTCTGTGTCGCCTCGGCCGCGTGCTTGCTCGCGGCCGGCATTGTCGCGCCCGCCGCGCCGGCAGATCCCGCAAACCCCGCCGTCGCCGGCAAGATGGTGTTTCTAGACCCCGGGCACAGCGGCGCCAACGACGCCTCGATCGCCCGGCAGGTTCCGAACGGGCGCGGCGGTACCAAGCCGTGTCAGACCAGCGGAACCGCCGCCGACGACGGCTATCCCGAGCACAGCCTGAACTGGGACGTGACCAACCGGATCCGGACGGAACTCGAGCGGCTTGGAGTGCACACCGAACTCTCGCGTGGCGACGACACCTCGGTAGGCCCATGCATCGACGCGCGCGCCGCAGCGGCCAACGCCGCGCACCCGGACGCGATCGTGTCCATCCACGCCGACGGCGGGCCCGCCTCAGGCCGCGGGTTTCACGTCAACTACTCCAGCCCAGCGCTCAATGACGCCCAGTCCGGTCCGGCGGTGGCGCTGGCCGGCGACATCCGGGATTCCCTGTTGGCCGCGGGAATTCCCCAGTCCAGCTATCTCGGTGCCGACGGCCTGTACGGGCGCGCGGATCTGGCCGGGCTGAATCTGGCCGAGTATCCGGCGGTGCTGGTCGAGTTGGGCAACATGCGTAATGCCCAGGACGCGGCGCTGCTGGAAAGTGCCGACGGGCGAGCTCAGTACGCCGCGGCGGTCACCAACGGGATCGTGGCCTACCTCAGCAGGTGA
- a CDS encoding NUDIX domain-containing protein, producing the protein MAKRSAGLLVYRSSADGGVEVLIAHPGGPFWARKDDGAWSIPKGEQPEGEDPWDTARREFAEELGLPPPHGERADLGEVRQAGGKVVTVFAVRGDLDVTDARSNTFEVEWPPRSGQRREFPEVDRVGWFSVAQARIKLLAGQRPVLDRLVDFLGAKP; encoded by the coding sequence GTGGCCAAGCGCAGCGCCGGATTGCTGGTGTACCGGTCGAGCGCCGACGGCGGAGTCGAGGTGTTGATCGCCCATCCCGGTGGACCGTTCTGGGCGCGCAAGGACGACGGGGCCTGGTCGATTCCCAAGGGCGAACAACCCGAGGGTGAGGACCCGTGGGACACAGCGCGACGTGAATTCGCCGAGGAGCTCGGTCTACCGCCGCCGCACGGCGAGCGAGCCGATCTGGGTGAGGTGCGCCAGGCCGGCGGAAAGGTGGTCACGGTGTTCGCCGTGCGCGGCGACCTCGACGTGACCGACGCCCGCAGCAACACCTTCGAAGTGGAGTGGCCGCCGCGGTCGGGACAACGACGGGAGTTTCCGGAAGTCGACCGGGTCGGCTGGTTCTCGGTGGCCCAGGCGCGAATCAAGTTGTTGGCCGGGCAGCGGCCCGTCCTCGACCGATTGGTGGACTTCCTAGGGGCTAAGCCCTAA
- a CDS encoding ATP-dependent DNA ligase, whose product MDTMDLPVAPPVAPMLAKAAAKVPSDGAAPDSWSYEPKWDGFRAIVFRDGDEVLLQSRNGKPLSRYFPELLEALCAETAPRCVLDGEVVVPRQIGGRTRLDWDSLSQRIHPAESRVRLLAEQTPAQFIAFDALATGLASLLDEPFRVRREALSDLITGGASCHITRATADPEQATRWLTTFEGAGLDGVVAKRNDGPYLPGKREMVKVKHHRDADCVVMGYRIHKSGVGIGSLLLGLYRPDGELAMVGGSSAFTDADRLKLQVELEPLRIGDVREGEASRWNSAADKQWVPIRPERVAEVAYDQMEGDRFRHTVKLLRWRPDRDPASCTFDQLEVPLNYDLADVLET is encoded by the coding sequence ATGGACACCATGGACCTACCCGTGGCCCCGCCGGTAGCCCCGATGCTCGCCAAGGCGGCCGCCAAGGTTCCCAGCGACGGCGCAGCGCCCGACTCCTGGTCCTACGAACCCAAATGGGACGGCTTTCGCGCCATTGTGTTCCGCGACGGTGACGAGGTACTGCTGCAGTCGCGCAACGGCAAACCGCTGAGCCGTTACTTCCCGGAGCTGCTGGAGGCTCTGTGCGCCGAGACCGCCCCGCGTTGCGTGCTCGACGGCGAGGTGGTGGTGCCGCGGCAGATCGGCGGGCGGACCCGGCTGGACTGGGACTCGCTGAGCCAGCGGATTCACCCCGCCGAGAGCCGGGTGCGGCTGCTGGCCGAACAGACCCCGGCGCAGTTCATCGCCTTCGACGCGCTGGCCACCGGTTTGGCGTCGCTGCTCGACGAGCCGTTTCGGGTGCGACGCGAGGCGCTGTCCGATCTGATCACCGGCGGCGCCAGCTGTCACATCACCCGGGCCACCGCGGACCCCGAGCAGGCCACCCGCTGGCTCACCACATTCGAAGGCGCTGGGCTGGATGGGGTGGTCGCCAAACGGAACGACGGGCCGTATCTGCCCGGCAAGCGCGAGATGGTCAAGGTCAAACACCACCGGGACGCCGACTGCGTGGTGATGGGATACCGCATCCACAAGAGCGGCGTCGGCATCGGTTCTCTGCTGTTGGGGCTGTATCGCCCCGATGGCGAGCTGGCGATGGTGGGCGGCTCGTCGGCGTTCACCGACGCTGATCGGCTCAAGCTCCAGGTTGAGCTGGAGCCGCTGCGCATCGGTGACGTCCGCGAGGGCGAGGCCAGCCGATGGAACTCTGCCGCCGACAAGCAGTGGGTCCCGATCCGGCCCGAGCGGGTCGCTGAGGTCGCCTACGACCAGATGGAGGGGGACCGCTTTCGGCACACCGTGAAACTGCTGCGGTGGCGCCCCGACCGGGACCCGGCCAGCTGCACCTTCGATCAGCTCGAGGTGCCGCTGAACTACGACCTCGCCGACGTACTGGAGACCTGA
- a CDS encoding WS/DGAT/MGAT family O-acyltransferase has protein sequence MQLMSPLDSVFLLTETREHPMHVGGLMLLEPPEGSGPEFVGEIYRGLLGARDLQPAFRKRPASLFGGISSLRWAFDDDVDLEYHVRRSALPVPGRVRDLLELTSRLHGSLLDRHRPLWEAHVVEGLADGRFAVYVKIHHSLIDGVSLLRLMRHTLSTDPRESELRTPWSVRPQSRPRPDSPSPLSELTSMVKGVAALGPSTVKLARAALLEQQLTLPFEAPRTMLNVKIGGARRCAAQSWPVERVIAVKRAAGVTLNDVVLAMCAGALRGYLDERNALPDHPLVAMVPVSLRTEAEADSGGNMVGTILCNLATDVEDPAQRLETISESMCRNKKVFSELPRTQALALSAANMAPLALAAIPGFVSAAKPPFNIVISNVPGPAEPLYWHGARLDGNYPMSIALDGQALNMTVVSNAGNLDFGLVGCRRSIPHLQRLLGHLNTALEDLEHAVGV, from the coding sequence ATGCAGCTGATGTCACCGCTCGACTCGGTCTTTCTGCTGACCGAAACGCGTGAGCACCCCATGCACGTCGGCGGGCTGATGTTGTTGGAACCGCCGGAGGGCTCCGGACCGGAATTCGTCGGCGAGATCTACCGGGGCCTGCTGGGCGCCCGTGATCTGCAGCCCGCATTCCGAAAGCGTCCGGCGTCGCTGTTCGGTGGCATCTCGAGTCTGCGCTGGGCCTTCGACGACGATGTCGACCTCGAGTACCACGTGCGGCGCTCGGCGCTGCCGGTGCCCGGGCGAGTGCGCGATCTGTTGGAGCTGACCTCTCGGCTGCACGGCAGCCTGCTTGACCGGCACCGCCCGTTGTGGGAAGCCCACGTGGTGGAGGGGCTGGCCGACGGCCGGTTCGCCGTCTACGTCAAGATTCACCACTCGCTGATCGACGGTGTCTCGCTGCTGCGGTTGATGCGCCACACGCTCTCGACCGACCCGCGGGAGTCGGAACTGCGCACGCCGTGGTCGGTGCGGCCCCAGTCGCGGCCGCGCCCGGATTCTCCGTCACCGTTGAGCGAATTGACCTCGATGGTCAAAGGCGTTGCCGCCCTGGGACCGTCGACGGTGAAGCTGGCGCGTGCCGCACTGCTGGAGCAACAGCTGACCCTGCCGTTCGAAGCGCCGCGCACCATGCTCAACGTCAAGATCGGCGGCGCCCGCCGGTGTGCGGCGCAGTCCTGGCCGGTGGAGCGGGTGATCGCGGTCAAACGGGCGGCCGGCGTCACCCTCAACGACGTGGTGCTGGCGATGTGCGCCGGCGCGCTGCGTGGCTACCTCGATGAGCGCAACGCCCTGCCGGACCATCCGCTGGTGGCAATGGTCCCGGTGAGCCTTCGCACCGAAGCCGAAGCCGACTCCGGCGGCAACATGGTCGGCACCATCTTGTGCAACCTGGCCACCGACGTCGAAGACCCGGCGCAGCGGTTGGAGACCATCAGCGAGTCGATGTGCCGCAACAAGAAGGTCTTCAGCGAGCTGCCGCGCACCCAGGCGCTGGCGTTGTCGGCGGCCAACATGGCGCCGCTGGCCTTGGCGGCCATCCCCGGATTCGTCTCGGCGGCCAAGCCACCGTTCAACATCGTCATCTCCAACGTGCCCGGCCCGGCCGAGCCGCTGTACTGGCATGGCGCCCGTCTGGACGGCAACTATCCGATGTCGATCGCGCTGGACGGGCAGGCCCTGAACATGACCGTCGTCAGCAACGCCGGAAACCTCGATTTCGGGCTGGTCGGCTGTCGTCGCTCGATTCCGCACCTACAGCGCCTGCTCGGGCACTTGAACACCGCGCTGGAAGACCTGGAACACGCCGTGGGGGTGTGA
- a CDS encoding DUF302 domain-containing protein has product MSVAMSTAVTGADFDAVTEKTREILKDNGFGVLTEIDMQATLKAKLGEEMERYLILGACNPPLAHRAVTAEKRIGVLLPCNVVVREDTEHPGTVLVEAMNPQLMAQVIDNPALAAIADEVSEKIRTVIDTLAVALRTT; this is encoded by the coding sequence ATGTCCGTGGCAATGAGTACCGCAGTGACCGGCGCCGATTTCGACGCAGTCACCGAGAAGACCCGAGAGATTTTGAAGGACAACGGTTTCGGCGTACTGACCGAAATCGACATGCAGGCCACACTGAAGGCCAAGCTCGGCGAGGAGATGGAGCGCTACCTGATCCTGGGTGCCTGCAATCCGCCGCTGGCGCACCGGGCCGTGACCGCTGAGAAGCGCATCGGGGTGCTGCTGCCCTGCAACGTCGTGGTGCGCGAAGACACCGAGCATCCGGGCACGGTGCTGGTGGAGGCCATGAATCCGCAACTGATGGCCCAGGTCATCGACAATCCGGCGTTGGCCGCGATCGCCGACGAGGTGAGCGAGAAAATCCGCACCGTCATCGATACGCTGGCGGTTGCGTTGCGCACCACCTGA
- a CDS encoding neutral zinc metallopeptidase has product MSQCGFGRAARTLFGVAALTLALTGCSGNSTPTVIAGHAISMLYDPGRVGGLPTAEGPSGPRGDVPPVTARVQNSDGGDIDRLSLLAIDDIEDFWAQHYAEALRGRFQPVSTLMSYDSTDADGPSVCGGDVYHLPNAMYCRRMDTMAWDRAKFLPTARKYFGDMAINGTLAHEYGHALQNMAGIVNPLTRTLVREQQADCLAGVYLQWVAAGSSSRMQLSTGDGLNHVLAGLIVIRDPVSTPDNPVSISDEHGTALDRVGAFQTGFDGGAAMCAEIDMDEIRKRRGDLPNSLFDSENPQSDLTIDASVLSTLMEQLGQIFGLSRPPELSTSGKCPSGRHPDPVAYCPESNLIVVDLAGLQEMSAPTDQSTLGMPQGDNTGLSAVTSRYALAVQREREVGLESAAAALRTACLTGVAQRRMAEPMTLSSGQGLTLAGGDLDEAVTGLLMNGIVASDAEDNTVPAGFTRILAFRSGLHGDIDGCFERFP; this is encoded by the coding sequence ATGTCTCAATGCGGATTCGGCCGTGCCGCCAGAACACTTTTCGGGGTGGCCGCCCTGACCCTGGCGCTGACGGGCTGCTCAGGCAACAGCACCCCGACGGTGATCGCTGGGCATGCGATATCGATGCTGTATGACCCCGGACGGGTCGGCGGGCTGCCCACCGCGGAAGGTCCCAGCGGCCCGCGCGGTGACGTTCCGCCGGTCACCGCCCGGGTGCAAAACAGCGACGGCGGGGACATCGACCGCCTGTCGCTGCTGGCGATCGATGACATCGAGGACTTCTGGGCGCAGCACTACGCCGAGGCGCTGCGCGGACGCTTTCAGCCGGTCTCGACGCTGATGTCGTATGACTCCACCGACGCAGACGGCCCGTCGGTGTGCGGCGGCGACGTCTATCACCTGCCGAACGCGATGTATTGCCGCCGGATGGACACCATGGCCTGGGACCGCGCCAAGTTCTTGCCCACCGCCCGAAAGTACTTCGGCGACATGGCGATCAACGGGACGCTGGCTCACGAATACGGGCATGCCCTGCAGAACATGGCGGGGATCGTCAACCCGCTGACGCGCACCCTGGTCCGCGAACAGCAGGCCGACTGTCTTGCCGGGGTGTATCTGCAATGGGTGGCCGCGGGCAGTTCCTCACGAATGCAGTTGAGCACCGGCGACGGCCTCAACCATGTGCTGGCCGGGCTGATCGTGATCCGCGACCCGGTGTCGACGCCGGACAATCCGGTCTCGATCTCTGATGAGCATGGCACCGCGCTGGACCGGGTCGGTGCTTTCCAGACCGGCTTCGACGGCGGCGCGGCGATGTGCGCCGAGATCGACATGGACGAGATCCGCAAGCGCCGCGGCGATCTGCCCAATTCCCTGTTCGATTCGGAGAACCCGCAAAGCGACCTCACGATCGACGCGTCGGTGTTGTCGACCCTGATGGAGCAGCTGGGCCAGATCTTCGGCTTGTCCCGTCCGCCGGAGCTGTCCACGTCGGGCAAATGCCCCAGTGGCCGCCACCCCGACCCGGTGGCCTACTGCCCGGAGTCCAACCTCATCGTCGTCGATCTGGCCGGCCTGCAGGAGATGAGCGCGCCGACCGATCAGTCGACGCTGGGTATGCCGCAGGGCGACAACACCGGATTGTCGGCTGTCACATCGCGGTATGCGCTTGCGGTGCAACGGGAACGCGAGGTCGGCTTGGAGTCGGCGGCGGCGGCGTTGCGCACCGCGTGCCTGACCGGGGTGGCCCAGCGCCGGATGGCCGAGCCCATGACGCTGTCATCGGGCCAGGGCTTGACGCTGGCCGGCGGCGACCTCGACGAGGCGGTGACCGGCCTGCTGATGAACGGAATCGTCGCCAGCGACGCCGAAGACAACACCGTGCCGGCGGGTTTCACCCGGATCCTCGCGTTCCGCTCCGGGCTGCACGGCGACATCGACGGATGCTTCGAGCGGTTCCCGTGA
- a CDS encoding fatty acyl-AMP ligase, which produces MAEHFMPNAHTLVDMLRLQADRYGDKVAFQFAPDGNNVTASLTYRELDAKARAVGADLQRQGAAGQRVLAICRPGLDSIISIFGCFYAGAIAVPVDTPLARLKLVAPDAQATFAVATSTTQTQLQMAAADVAGMSELRWCAIDEAVAPEAWQAPDIDPSTTAMIQYTSGSTKSPKGVVVTHGNLMHNLESIRQAYHGNEHETSVYFLPQQHDMGLIGGVLEMIYVGCTTVLMSPIVFFQRPMAWLEAMSRFRANTTAAPNSAYRLCVKQSTPEQRAALDLSHWTTAASSSEPIQASTIQEFADAFAPAGFRIEAFLPCYGLAEATLLVSADPTPGVAGVRYVDSKALSENRTVDVDATTDAVAVVSCGPPVYGQRVVIADPETRRLLGPDEVGEIWVSGPSIGQGYWDRPIENAHSFAGFLSDTGEGPFLRTGDMGFLCQGEVFVTGRWKDLITIGDSNYFPNYIEPTVQDSHPALLPDRGAVFAVQPKPNADSRLVIVQELDYRQQVAESEYPGIMESIRAAVSEQHGLDAHDVLLVPAMRVPTTSSGKIQRGECRRQFLAGELNALAQWHAPAAPAVRHPEAPAGTGASTLARMIVSSLAQRRQQQHGTPPNPANN; this is translated from the coding sequence ATGGCCGAGCATTTCATGCCGAACGCACACACGCTGGTGGACATGCTGCGGCTACAGGCGGACCGGTACGGGGACAAGGTTGCGTTCCAATTCGCTCCCGACGGCAACAACGTCACCGCCAGCCTGACGTATCGAGAACTCGACGCCAAGGCTCGGGCAGTTGGCGCCGACCTCCAGCGGCAGGGCGCTGCCGGACAACGGGTGCTGGCGATCTGCCGGCCGGGCCTGGACAGCATCATCAGCATTTTCGGCTGCTTTTACGCTGGGGCGATCGCGGTGCCGGTCGACACTCCACTGGCCCGCCTGAAGCTGGTCGCGCCCGACGCCCAGGCCACCTTCGCGGTGGCGACCTCCACCACCCAAACCCAGCTTCAGATGGCGGCCGCCGATGTGGCCGGCATGTCGGAGCTACGGTGGTGCGCCATCGACGAAGCCGTCGCCCCGGAAGCGTGGCAGGCGCCCGACATCGACCCGAGCACCACGGCGATGATCCAGTACACCTCCGGTTCGACAAAGTCACCCAAGGGTGTGGTGGTGACGCACGGCAACCTCATGCACAACCTGGAATCGATCCGGCAGGCCTACCACGGCAACGAGCACGAGACGAGCGTCTACTTCCTGCCGCAGCAGCATGACATGGGACTGATCGGTGGGGTCCTGGAGATGATCTACGTCGGCTGCACCACCGTATTGATGTCGCCGATCGTCTTCTTCCAGCGCCCGATGGCGTGGCTGGAAGCGATGTCCCGGTTCCGCGCCAACACGACCGCAGCACCCAACAGTGCCTACCGGTTGTGTGTCAAACAAAGCACTCCCGAGCAGCGTGCGGCACTGGATCTGTCGCACTGGACCACCGCCGCAAGCAGTTCCGAGCCGATCCAGGCGTCGACCATTCAGGAGTTCGCCGACGCGTTCGCTCCGGCGGGATTCCGCATCGAGGCGTTTCTCCCGTGCTACGGCCTGGCCGAGGCCACCCTGCTGGTCTCCGCAGACCCCACTCCCGGTGTCGCCGGCGTCCGCTACGTCGACAGCAAGGCACTGAGCGAGAACCGCACCGTCGACGTCGACGCCACCACCGACGCCGTCGCCGTGGTCAGCTGCGGCCCACCGGTGTACGGCCAACGGGTCGTGATCGCCGACCCGGAGACTCGCCGCCTCCTGGGACCGGACGAGGTCGGCGAGATCTGGGTGTCGGGCCCCAGCATTGGGCAGGGGTACTGGGATCGGCCGATAGAGAACGCACACAGCTTCGCCGGATTCCTGTCGGATACCGGTGAAGGTCCCTTCCTGCGGACCGGCGACATGGGATTCCTGTGCCAGGGTGAGGTATTCGTCACCGGGCGCTGGAAAGACCTCATCACCATCGGCGACAGCAACTATTTCCCGAACTACATCGAGCCGACTGTGCAGGACAGCCATCCGGCGTTGCTGCCCGACCGCGGCGCGGTCTTCGCGGTGCAACCGAAACCGAATGCCGACAGCCGCCTGGTGATCGTGCAGGAGCTGGACTATCGGCAGCAGGTCGCCGAGAGCGAATATCCCGGCATCATGGAGTCCATCCGCGCGGCGGTCAGCGAACAGCACGGTCTGGACGCCCATGACGTATTGCTGGTGCCGGCGATGCGGGTGCCCACCACCTCAAGCGGCAAGATTCAACGGGGCGAATGCCGGCGACAGTTCCTCGCCGGCGAACTCAATGCGCTGGCGCAGTGGCATGCCCCGGCGGCGCCGGCCGTACGGCACCCGGAGGCACCCGCAGGAACCGGAGCGAGCACGCTGGCCCGGATGATCGTTTCCAGCTTGGCGCAGCGCCGTCAGCAGCAACACGGAACACCGCCGAATCCCGCCAACAATTAG